One window from the genome of Bradyrhizobium xenonodulans encodes:
- a CDS encoding branched-chain amino acid ABC transporter permease: MLDFVQQLVSGVALGCVYGLIALGFVLVYKATEVVNFAQGDLMMLGGFFAFTFIGMMGLNYWIGFAGAVAAMALFGMLAERVVVRPILGYPQFSIIMATIGLGYFLRSIAGMIWGTDDLKIETPFSQGVLRMGTLVLAYDKLSVIAATMILCTLLWLFFNKTTLGTAMRASSENMLAAYYMGIPVKRVVSIVWAISAAVATCAGVLLAPITFIHSNVGLVLGLKAFPAAVLGGFGSIPGAVVGGVLIGVIESMAGFYLAEGWKDVAPYIVLLAVLLLKPEGLFGLHVRKKV, translated from the coding sequence ATGCTGGATTTCGTTCAGCAGCTGGTCAGCGGTGTTGCGCTCGGCTGCGTCTACGGCCTGATCGCGCTCGGCTTCGTGCTCGTCTACAAGGCCACCGAGGTCGTCAATTTCGCCCAGGGCGATCTGATGATGCTGGGCGGCTTCTTCGCCTTCACCTTCATCGGCATGATGGGCCTGAACTACTGGATCGGCTTTGCCGGTGCGGTGGCCGCCATGGCGCTGTTCGGCATGCTGGCCGAGCGCGTGGTGGTGCGGCCGATCCTCGGCTATCCGCAATTCTCCATCATCATGGCCACCATCGGGCTCGGCTATTTCCTGCGCTCGATCGCCGGCATGATCTGGGGCACCGATGATCTCAAGATCGAGACGCCGTTCAGCCAGGGCGTGCTGCGCATGGGCACGCTGGTGCTCGCCTATGACAAGCTCTCGGTGATCGCGGCGACGATGATCCTGTGCACGCTGCTCTGGCTGTTCTTCAACAAGACCACGCTCGGCACTGCGATGCGCGCCAGTTCCGAGAACATGCTGGCGGCCTACTACATGGGCATTCCGGTCAAGCGCGTGGTGTCGATCGTCTGGGCCATCAGCGCGGCGGTGGCGACCTGCGCCGGCGTGCTGCTGGCGCCGATCACCTTCATCCATTCCAATGTCGGCCTCGTGCTGGGCCTGAAGGCGTTTCCCGCCGCAGTCCTCGGCGGCTTCGGCTCGATCCCGGGTGCCGTGGTCGGCGGTGTCCTGATCGGCGTGATCGAGAGCATGGCCGGCTTTTATCTGGCCGAGGGCTGGAAGGACGTCGCGCCCTACATCGTGCTGCTCGCCGTGTTGCTCTTGAAGCCTGAAGGCCTGTTCGGCCTCCACGTCCGCAAGAAGGTCTGA
- a CDS encoding branched-chain amino acid ABC transporter permease has product MRFLFKTDYEDDIKLFPHSGYVVSYGILLALLLIAPYVLSSYLMSQLVFVCIYATVGVALLILTGFTGQASLGHAAFLAIGAYTAAYLQKYNVPFPVYFLAAGALSGLIGAMVGFPALRLQGIYLVIATISFALIVEEILARWESVTNGNEGMRVKTLSLLGVTVPRDSPTFYFLCLAVLVLTIVGTLNLLRSPTGRAFVAIRDSETAARSMGVNVALYKVKSFAISAAITGFAGVLFAHKLSFISPEMFTLQLSIEFIIVILIGGTFSLHGAVLGAIFIVMIDPFLTYLKDDMPGIIAGIAATFGAGSATAGNIQSKVAAFASLNGLKGAIYGIIIMLFVLFEPLGIYGRWLKIKLFFQLFPLYKRATFKRQKIYVKSERNR; this is encoded by the coding sequence ATGCGCTTCCTGTTCAAGACCGACTACGAGGACGACATCAAGCTGTTCCCGCATTCGGGCTACGTCGTTTCCTACGGCATCCTGCTCGCGCTGCTGCTGATCGCGCCCTATGTGCTCTCCAGCTATCTGATGAGCCAGCTCGTCTTCGTCTGCATCTACGCGACCGTTGGCGTCGCCCTTCTGATACTGACCGGTTTTACCGGGCAAGCTTCGCTCGGGCATGCTGCGTTCCTGGCGATCGGCGCTTACACGGCGGCGTACCTCCAGAAATACAATGTCCCGTTCCCGGTCTACTTCCTCGCGGCAGGCGCCCTGTCCGGCCTGATCGGGGCGATGGTCGGCTTTCCCGCCCTGCGGCTCCAGGGCATCTATCTCGTCATCGCCACCATCTCCTTTGCCTTGATCGTCGAGGAGATCCTGGCGCGCTGGGAAAGCGTCACCAACGGCAACGAGGGCATGCGGGTCAAGACGCTGTCGCTGCTCGGCGTCACGGTCCCGCGCGACAGCCCGACCTTCTATTTCCTCTGTCTTGCCGTGCTGGTGCTGACCATCGTCGGCACGCTCAACCTGTTGCGCTCGCCGACGGGGCGCGCCTTCGTCGCCATCCGCGACAGCGAGACCGCGGCGCGCAGCATGGGCGTCAACGTCGCGCTCTACAAGGTGAAGTCGTTTGCGATCTCGGCGGCGATCACCGGCTTTGCCGGCGTGCTGTTCGCCCACAAGCTCTCCTTCATTTCGCCGGAGATGTTCACGCTCCAGCTCTCGATCGAGTTCATCATCGTGATCCTGATCGGCGGCACCTTCAGCCTGCACGGCGCGGTGCTGGGCGCGATCTTCATCGTGATGATCGATCCGTTCCTGACGTATCTCAAGGACGACATGCCCGGCATCATCGCCGGCATCGCCGCGACATTCGGAGCGGGTTCGGCGACTGCGGGCAATATCCAGTCGAAAGTGGCGGCCTTCGCCTCGCTCAACGGCCTCAAGGGCGCGATCTACGGCATCATCATCATGCTGTTCGTGCTGTTCGAGCCGCTCGGCATCTACGGCCGCTGGCTCAAGATAAAACTCTTCTTCCAGCTCTTTCCGCTCTACAAGCGCGCCACCTTCAAGCGCCAGAAGATCTATGTGAAGTCGGAGCGCAACCGATGA
- a CDS encoding ABC transporter ATP-binding protein, with product MSYFRAENLSLHFGGLKAVDAVSFAVEKGEILSIIGPNGAGKSSIFNLISRIYRPTSGRIFFEDQNITEQPPYDIARLGIARTFQNIELFENATVLSNLLVGRHRHSTTQLWQELLFLPSVRANEKLHRRRVEQVIEFLDLEPYRDKLISGLPYGVRKVIELARALCSEPKLILLDEPSSGLNVEETDDMSFWIRDMKSELGVTVLMVEHDMSLVNRVSDRVIALNYGRVLAMGTPAEVQQHPDVVAAYLGA from the coding sequence ATGAGCTATTTCCGCGCCGAGAATTTGTCGCTGCACTTCGGCGGCCTCAAGGCCGTCGATGCGGTGTCGTTCGCGGTCGAGAAAGGCGAGATCCTCTCGATCATCGGACCGAACGGCGCCGGCAAGAGCTCGATCTTCAATTTGATCTCGCGGATCTACCGGCCGACCTCGGGCCGCATCTTTTTCGAGGACCAGAACATCACCGAGCAGCCGCCCTACGACATCGCCAGGCTCGGTATCGCCCGCACCTTCCAGAACATCGAGCTGTTCGAGAACGCGACCGTGCTGTCGAATCTGCTGGTCGGCCGCCACCGCCATTCGACCACGCAGCTCTGGCAGGAGCTCTTGTTCCTGCCGAGCGTGCGCGCCAACGAGAAGCTGCATCGCCGCCGGGTCGAGCAGGTGATCGAATTCCTCGATCTCGAGCCCTATCGCGACAAGCTGATCTCGGGCCTGCCCTACGGCGTCCGCAAGGTGATCGAGCTGGCGCGCGCGCTGTGCTCGGAGCCCAAGCTGATCCTGCTCGACGAGCCGTCCTCGGGCCTCAATGTCGAGGAGACCGACGACATGTCGTTCTGGATCCGCGACATGAAGAGCGAGCTCGGCGTCACCGTGCTGATGGTGGAGCACGACATGTCGCTGGTGAACCGCGTCTCCGACCGCGTCATCGCGCTGAACTACGGCCGCGTGCTCGCCATGGGCACGCCCGCCGAGGTGCAGCAGCATCCCGACGTCGTCGCCGCCTATCTCGGAGCGTAG
- a CDS encoding ABC transporter ATP-binding protein — protein sequence MDATATPDIILKLSNIESYYGPIMAIRGISLEVPRGRIVTLLGANGAGKTTVLKTISGILDPQKGAIEFMGKSIQRMEADRIVRLGLSHVPEGREVFPFLSVRENLMMGAYPRKDRDGVAEDLERVYGYFPRLKERINQPAGQLSGGEQQMLAIGRALMNRPTLLLLDEPSLGLSPLLVKEIFTIIRRVNEEQGMSILLVEQNAKVALETAHYGYVLEIGRIVMNDTCDRLMHSQDIQEFYLGAKEAGARGERRWKKKKTWR from the coding sequence ATGGATGCGACGGCGACGCCGGACATCATCCTGAAGCTCTCCAACATCGAGAGCTATTACGGGCCGATCATGGCGATCCGCGGCATCTCGCTGGAGGTGCCGCGCGGCCGCATCGTCACGCTGCTGGGCGCCAACGGCGCCGGCAAGACCACCGTGTTGAAGACCATCTCCGGCATCCTCGATCCGCAGAAGGGCGCGATCGAGTTCATGGGCAAGTCGATCCAGCGCATGGAGGCGGACCGCATCGTGCGGCTGGGCCTCAGCCATGTGCCGGAAGGGCGGGAGGTGTTCCCGTTCCTCTCCGTGCGCGAGAACCTGATGATGGGCGCCTATCCACGTAAGGACCGTGACGGCGTCGCGGAGGACCTCGAGCGTGTCTACGGCTATTTCCCGCGGCTGAAGGAACGCATCAACCAGCCGGCCGGCCAGCTCTCCGGCGGCGAGCAGCAGATGCTCGCGATCGGCCGCGCGCTGATGAACCGGCCGACGCTGCTGCTGCTCGACGAGCCCTCGCTCGGCCTGTCGCCGCTATTGGTGAAGGAGATCTTCACCATCATCCGGCGGGTCAACGAGGAGCAGGGCATGTCGATCCTGCTGGTCGAGCAGAATGCCAAGGTGGCGCTGGAGACCGCGCATTACGGCTACGTGCTGGAGATCGGCCGGATCGTGATGAACGACACCTGCGACCGCTTGATGCATTCCCAGGACATCCA